The segment TAAAACTGATGATTTTTGCAAACTGGTATATAAGTTGTGTCGTAGACACAACCAGTAAATAAATAGCATTTCCCTTTAAAAAATAAACTCATACATAGCTTATCCACTCAGAGGAAATGTTTTTATAGCTTAACTGTGTTTGCTACAATATCCAAAATAGTTTTGGGAAATGCTATAACTAGCAAATTTGTTGGCGGATAGGAAGCAGGGGAGTTAAATCGAGAGGATGCAGCATCGGAATGTGCTCCTGGCGCTTAAGTTAAGAGCTGGCACCAAGAGTTAACTTGTCAGTTTCAGCTGTCATTGTGAGGGTTAGAATCTGAGTCATTGCCAGCACATTCGAAGAAGTGCGAAGCAATCTGTTAACTTTGTAAATCAGCTGTCATTGCGAACGCCTTCGAAGAAGCGTGAAGCAATCCGTTCACTTATTTAAAAAAAATATTTATACATCCGGTTAACAGATTGCCACGGCTACTTCGTAGCCTCGCAATGACACGAAACGCAAAGAGAGTGCCACGGCTACTTCGTAGCCTCGCATGACACGCTATGCAAGCAGAATTTAATGCGCATTCTTTTTGAGAAATGTTATCACTACAGTGCTACGTCTCCTGGTAAGCCGAAAGGAATCGCATTAAATGTTCCATTCGGTTGAATGATATACCAGGTTGCATTTGCAGTTCTAAAGACGGTCTTGTCTGCGATACCATCGCCGTTAAAGTCTTTATTACAGCTTGGAGTGTCTCCAGGTTCGCCAAACTGTAGAGTATAGCGTGGGCCTTCGCGAGTCGCCACATACCAGCCGAGTAAGCCTGAACTTTCTTTACGGATCGCAACGCGGTCAGCGGTGCCATTTCCTTCCCAATCGCAGGCAAGATAAGCATCAGTCTTCTTGCCCCAGTTGCTTTTGAAAAGCGTTTTGCCGTTCTCGCGCTTAACGATCCATTTTGCACTTTTGGTTTTCTTGTCTTTACTGATTTCAATAATTCCAAAAGCTGACTTTCCTTCTCCAGCAAAGTCGCCAGGAATTGGAATAATCTTGGCTGTGTTTTTGATTGCGCGCCCACGGTTGTCTTTCTTGACACTAGCGAGTTTAACGATTGCAACAGATTGCGCCTGATCTTGAGCAGTGTAGCCATCACTTAAGATATTTGCGGAAGACTTGAGGGCGTAGTAGGCACCTTTAGACTTACGAAATACTGCGATATCATCCACGCCATCGCCATCAAAATCTCCAACGACTGGTTGATCACTGCCATTACCCCAGTGACGAATTGCAGTTGCGCCAGTGCTGGATTTACGGATGTACCAGTTTTTCTCGCTAGCGCGATAAACCGCGAAGTCAGTCTTTTTATCGCCATCAAAATCGCCTGGGACTGGTTTGTCGCCAGGTAAGCCCCATTGCATTTGGATCTGCTGATTGTAGTCGAAGTTACTTGCTGATGTCAGCACAAACCACATTGCTGTTGCTGGTCGAAATACTGCAAGGTCACTCTTTGAATCGCCGTCAAAGTCGAGTCGTTGTGAACGGTCGAGTGCAAACCCCAGTGCTTTGCTATTGCCGAGTAGGTCAGGCTGTGGACTGTTTTGTGAAACTGCTAGACGTTCGCAGGATGTGCCGCTAACGGCTTGAAGTCCTACGGTGGCCAAAGCTCCGTAGTCGCGGAACTGGTCATTTGAGTGGGTGTCGGCATAGTGAAATTCGATTGCGCCGGTTGCTTTGAGACGTGCTTGGAATGTTTGGACTGTAGCTGGGTCTTGGGAATTGCGATGTGCATAACTTTGCACAACCCAAGTGATAGTTGCTTCAGTGCCGAGTTGTTTAAAGTAAACCCCCGACGCACCGCCACTTAGCGCTGCTGCAGCTGGAACATAGTCTTGGTGAAGAATATTTATACCCGGGTCGAGTTTGCTCTGATAGTCGCCAGAATTTGGTAAACTGTTACTATCTGCCATCGGAACGATGCGTCCATTTGCAGAGACAGCGACATTGTTAAACACTCCTCCACAGTATGGGAAGGTAAATCCAAGGGCTACTGGGGCATAGCCGTCATCGACTTGAAGCACGCGGGTGCCAAGGCTGCCATCAAAGTTGTAGTTTGTTGGAATGCGATTGTAGTGCACTTGTGGAATTGGATTTGGGTCGGGCACAACGGTGTTGGTTACGGCTTGATAAGCATCAACCATTCCAGCGTTGGCGATTACGCCAACTAATCCCGGCAGAGGCTTTTTCGTAGCTAAAAGCCTAGCCTTAAGGTCGGTCAAACTAAGACTTGGACTTTGGGCAAGAATTAATGCCGCAACCCCTGCAGCATGTGGAGTCGCCATTGAGGTTCCGTTTAATACTTTATATGTCCCACCTAAAAATGAACTCAAGATGCTTACGCCAGGAGCAGCGATATCAACGCTTAACGCGCCGTAGTTTGAAAATGTTGCTAAATTGCCGCTAGCATCGATAGCAGCAACAGAGACGACGTTATCAACTTCGTAGTTGGCTGGATAAGTCGCTGAAGAGTCATTATCGCGAGCAGCATTTCCTGCAGCGGCGACAAAAAGAATGCCGTTATTTTGCGCCGCTTGCACGGCTTCTTCGAGGGCACGGTCATACATTGATCCACCCCAAGAGTTGCTAAGCACGCGTAGATTTACTCCGCGTTGCTTCATCGTAATAGCATAGTTAATAGCTTGAATTGCGCCAGAGGTTGCTCCTTGTCCGTTTTGGTTGAGGAATTTAAGGCCCATTAGTTTGACATTCCAGTTCACACCGACAACTCCGACCCCATCATTGCCGCGACCGCCGATTGTGCCTGCGCAGTGTGTGCCGTGGCCATTATCGTCAAGTGGGTTGCCGCTACTATTTAAGGCGTTCATTCCATAGACGTCATCGATATAGCCGTTACTATCATCATCAAGATTATTTCCTGGGATTTCTGCTGTATTTGTCCACATGTTTGCAGCTAAGTCAGGGTGTGTATATTCGATGCCTGTATCAATTACTCCGACAACGACGTTTGTAGAACCAGTTGTGATGTCCCAAGCTTCGGGAGCGTCGATATCAATATTAGCGGAGCCACCAGTTTGACCGCTGTTATGCATCCCCCAGAGTTCGCTAAAGCGCGCATCATTGACGCTGCGGTCAATTGTATAGATATAATTTGGTTGAATGTATTCGATTTCACCAGAGGCAAGCAGGTCTTTGGCAGTGTTGAGATCTAGTTCTTCGCCCGCTCTGACAGTTACAACTTCAACATCTACGAGATCGAGTTTTTCTTTGGTTTCTACGTTTAGTTCTGCACTGGCCAGGGCGCGGCGAGTTTGACGCATGTCGCTGCGATATTTAACGATGAATTCTCCAGGCACTACCTGGGCTTCGTCGCCTTGAACTTGCGCTATGGCCAGGCTAGGCAAAGTGAGGATGCTTAAAACTGCACAGCTGATGCCGTAAAAAAAGAGGCCAGATTTACTCCAAGTAATTCTGGCCCCACGTTTATCAATCACTGCCAAGCGTAATTTCATGGCTAAAACTCCCGAAAAACCTTTTTTCAAACCTTGAAGAATTGCTTCTTCGTGAAAACCTGTGCGTATCCGTCTCAATCTAGACTTTTACGTCACAGTTAGTTCATCGTCGGGTGTAGTGTGCTTCTTTACGGAAATCTCTTAGGCTAGAACGATTATTCTGTTTTGATCTTCTGTAGTTAGTTCAATTGTTTAAGTTGCAAAAATACAGATTCAGACTGATTCCTACTTTAGCTTAGGCGAAGTTTTTACATTTCTGTTACACGCGGTTAAGTAAATGTGTAAATCTTCGCTCCGCGTTCCGATGGAAGCTGTTCTTTCCATGTTGAGTTGATTATTTGACGACTAAGCGAAAATACTTACTAGATCAGCAGCGACAGTGCAGAAAGTACGGTGACGATAAGAAAGAGTATCTGCACATATTTTTCGCCACGCTTTAACGCATCTCGCGCACCAAAATTACCACCAATAAAAGTGCCGCAGGCAAAGAAGAGACTCGCCTGATAATTCAAGATTTCTGCGCCATGAAATTGCGCGTAAAAATAAAGCCCAATCGAGGTCAAAATCGAGGCCAAGAAC is part of the bacterium genome and harbors:
- a CDS encoding S8 family serine peptidase, whose protein sequence is MRRIRTGFHEEAILQGLKKGFSGVLAMKLRLAVIDKRGARITWSKSGLFFYGISCAVLSILTLPSLAIAQVQGDEAQVVPGEFIVKYRSDMRQTRRALASAELNVETKEKLDLVDVEVVTVRAGEELDLNTAKDLLASGEIEYIQPNYIYTIDRSVNDARFSELWGMHNSGQTGGSANIDIDAPEAWDITTGSTNVVVGVIDTGIEYTHPDLAANMWTNTAEIPGNNLDDDSNGYIDDVYGMNALNSSGNPLDDNGHGTHCAGTIGGRGNDGVGVVGVNWNVKLMGLKFLNQNGQGATSGAIQAINYAITMKQRGVNLRVLSNSWGGSMYDRALEEAVQAAQNNGILFVAAAGNAARDNDSSATYPANYEVDNVVSVAAIDASGNLATFSNYGALSVDIAAPGVSILSSFLGGTYKVLNGTSMATPHAAGVAALILAQSPSLSLTDLKARLLATKKPLPGLVGVIANAGMVDAYQAVTNTVVPDPNPIPQVHYNRIPTNYNFDGSLGTRVLQVDDGYAPVALGFTFPYCGGVFNNVAVSANGRIVPMADSNSLPNSGDYQSKLDPGINILHQDYVPAAAALSGGASGVYFKQLGTEATITWVVQSYAHRNSQDPATVQTFQARLKATGAIEFHYADTHSNDQFRDYGALATVGLQAVSGTSCERLAVSQNSPQPDLLGNSKALGFALDRSQRLDFDGDSKSDLAVFRPATAMWFVLTSASNFDYNQQIQMQWGLPGDKPVPGDFDGDKKTDFAVYRASEKNWYIRKSSTGATAIRHWGNGSDQPVVGDFDGDGVDDIAVFRKSKGAYYALKSSANILSDGYTAQDQAQSVAIVKLASVKKDNRGRAIKNTAKIIPIPGDFAGEGKSAFGIIEISKDKKTKSAKWIVKRENGKTLFKSNWGKKTDAYLACDWEGNGTADRVAIRKESSGLLGWYVATREGPRYTLQFGEPGDTPSCNKDFNGDGIADKTVFRTANATWYIIQPNGTFNAIPFGLPGDVAL